A genomic segment from Ignavibacteriales bacterium encodes:
- a CDS encoding polysaccharide biosynthesis tyrosine autokinase, translated as MVEKFSKNYKKEKSLLEILNIVYQGRTKIISSVIIFLILAFLYNLFSSPVFESTALLKKEAADNNGGQRDELYEIVKLQTSDLLETEMELIKTNEVLGRVINELKLYIELNEIIDRNGNSYKLNNVFTDFPDSGNNYAKEISFNLPIFKNFKLIDENIELVVYIKKIGEKHFELWNAKENKLITIMSDSFVGDSDTLKEYYDADSLDLTKPLKENKNWVTANTDFARFEFSWNSAPIGSKIAFSIKNYRKFILNFSKGINVSRVGHTDVFALSVQSSSPLASKIIADHIIHNFREVRMEQQKQTVRYSFQFVDEQLTEVQKKLLDAESNLSNFKGSGKIMSIDQNTQELLNYQSTLEAERLQTDLLLSNYKDKAEAMRKELESSRFFDQSFLEPSGESSGESPFSGLMSRLSELELQKLELIQKRTEKHPDVIALDEQIRSVKEKLAGYNQNTLTAYKIIISTLENKLRKIDNLMSGYDVKMQRLPAQETQMARLVREKDVYEKIFKLLLDKREEMRVAELSQLQDIIIVDHPYLPIKPIQPKKALNMLIGLFFGGFIGIVAVFLVQLMKSRHIDLDYLEDELGMSILALIPNFDKSILNRMKKSNEEKDKFVTLQPDNTGISESYRLLNTKLSHLDLRDKTIMVTSCEENTGKTTIVANLAITMALNDKNILIIDCDLRKGELSKMFDIFHNSPGLIDFLEKGGSPAVYNKLLKKIYIIPSGGLRENSSILLSSERMKSIFEKINTSTYDYVIIDTPPVTRVVDTLVLGQYVKNAILIVRPDTSIKDAVIGGIQDMRHAQIKILGVIANATEIQSSYRYRYSYGYGYGYGNGNFQELKGGGHIVKKVGSMIRKKSKVNSS; from the coding sequence ATGGTCGAAAAATTTTCTAAGAATTATAAAAAAGAGAAATCTCTTTTAGAGATATTAAATATTGTTTATCAGGGGCGTACAAAAATAATATCGTCTGTAATTATTTTTCTAATTCTGGCTTTTTTATATAATCTGTTTTCTTCACCGGTTTTTGAATCTACAGCCCTGCTTAAAAAAGAAGCTGCCGACAATAACGGGGGACAGAGGGATGAGCTTTATGAAATTGTCAAACTACAAACTTCAGATCTGCTCGAAACAGAAATGGAGCTTATAAAAACCAATGAAGTATTAGGTAGAGTAATTAATGAATTAAAGCTGTATATTGAGTTAAATGAGATAATTGACCGGAATGGAAATTCCTACAAACTAAATAATGTTTTTACTGATTTTCCTGATTCTGGGAATAACTATGCCAAAGAAATTTCATTTAATCTCCCGATTTTTAAAAATTTTAAGTTAATAGATGAAAATATAGAGTTGGTAGTTTACATAAAAAAAATAGGGGAAAAACATTTTGAATTGTGGAACGCTAAAGAAAATAAATTGATCACAATTATGAGTGATTCATTTGTAGGTGATTCAGATACACTAAAAGAATATTATGATGCTGATTCTCTTGATTTGACAAAACCATTGAAAGAAAATAAAAACTGGGTGACTGCAAATACCGATTTTGCCAGGTTCGAATTTAGCTGGAATAGTGCTCCTATAGGGAGTAAAATTGCATTTAGCATTAAAAACTACCGTAAATTTATATTGAATTTTAGTAAAGGGATTAATGTTTCGCGAGTGGGTCATACAGATGTGTTTGCTCTAAGTGTTCAGTCATCCTCTCCATTAGCTAGCAAAATAATAGCCGATCACATAATTCATAACTTCAGAGAAGTGAGAATGGAACAGCAAAAGCAAACAGTTCGTTACTCATTTCAGTTTGTAGATGAACAACTAACCGAAGTTCAAAAAAAACTATTAGATGCAGAAAGTAACCTAAGCAACTTCAAAGGTAGTGGGAAAATAATGAGTATTGATCAAAATACTCAGGAACTTCTTAATTACCAGAGCACTCTAGAAGCAGAGCGATTACAGACAGATCTTCTTCTTTCCAATTATAAGGACAAAGCTGAAGCAATGAGAAAGGAGCTTGAGTCAAGTAGATTTTTTGATCAAAGTTTTCTTGAACCTTCTGGGGAAAGTTCGGGTGAATCACCATTTTCGGGCTTAATGAGTCGTCTTTCAGAACTGGAACTTCAAAAACTTGAACTTATCCAAAAACGTACAGAAAAACATCCTGATGTGATAGCGTTGGATGAACAAATCCGTTCTGTAAAGGAAAAATTAGCTGGTTATAACCAGAACACATTAACAGCATACAAAATTATTATCAGCACCTTAGAGAATAAACTTCGAAAAATTGATAACTTAATGTCCGGTTATGATGTTAAGATGCAACGATTACCTGCACAAGAGACTCAAATGGCAAGATTAGTTAGAGAAAAAGACGTTTATGAAAAAATATTTAAGTTGCTACTTGATAAACGTGAAGAGATGAGAGTGGCTGAGCTATCTCAATTGCAGGATATTATTATTGTTGATCACCCTTATTTACCAATAAAACCTATTCAACCAAAAAAAGCCCTAAATATGTTAATTGGATTATTTTTTGGTGGATTTATTGGTATTGTTGCTGTTTTCCTAGTTCAATTAATGAAGTCAAGACACATAGATTTAGATTATTTAGAAGATGAATTAGGAATGTCAATATTAGCCTTAATTCCAAATTTTGATAAATCCATTCTAAATAGAATGAAAAAATCAAATGAAGAAAAAGATAAGTTTGTGACTCTGCAACCTGATAATACAGGAATTAGCGAATCTTATAGGTTGCTAAATACGAAATTGTCTCATCTAGATTTAAGAGACAAAACAATTATGGTTACAAGTTGTGAAGAAAATACAGGTAAAACTACTATAGTTGCAAACCTGGCTATTACTATGGCTTTAAATGATAAAAACATTTTAATTATCGATTGTGATCTAAGAAAAGGTGAACTATCTAAGATGTTCGATATTTTTCATAACTCACCAGGATTAATTGATTTTCTTGAAAAGGGCGGTTCTCCTGCGGTTTATAACAAGTTATTAAAGAAAATATATATTATACCATCTGGTGGATTAAGAGAAAATTCAAGTATACTACTAAGTTCAGAAAGGATGAAATCAATTTTTGAAAAAATCAATACATCTACATATGACTATGTTATAATTGATACACCTCCCGTGACAAGAGTTGTTGATACGCTCGTTTTAGGTCAATATGTAAAGAACGCCATACTAATTGTACGACCTGATACCAGTATCAAAGATGCAGTAATTGGAGGAATACAGGATATGAGACATGCACAAATTAAGATACTTGGAGTTATAGCTAATGCTACAGAGATTCAGAGTTCTTATCGCTATCGCTATAGTTATGGGTATGGTTACGGCTATGGGAATGGAAATTTTCAAGAACTTAAAGGTGGTGGGCACATAGTCAAAAAAGTAGGTTCAATGATACGAAAAAAATCTAAAGTGAATTCCTCCTGA
- a CDS encoding acyltransferase, which produces MIKSIFSRFLLSLSFIAPFGYSFRPWLHKIRGVKMGKNVWIAKAVYLDELHPEDIEIGDNSIVNYRTTVYTHSYFGPKQKKSSGKVIIGKDVYIGPHCLILPGVKIGDCSVIKGGTVLTRNVPPNTFWGMPNPGPLARVTVPLTPGHTQEEFVKGLRPIKKRKITPDT; this is translated from the coding sequence ATGATTAAAAGTATTTTTAGTAGATTTTTATTAAGCCTCTCATTTATTGCACCTTTTGGATATAGTTTTAGACCTTGGTTGCATAAGATTAGAGGTGTTAAAATGGGTAAAAATGTATGGATTGCAAAAGCCGTATATCTAGATGAATTACATCCTGAAGATATAGAGATCGGTGATAATTCTATAGTTAACTACAGGACAACAGTTTATACACATTCATATTTTGGTCCAAAGCAGAAAAAAAGTTCAGGAAAGGTGATAATAGGCAAGGATGTCTACATTGGGCCTCACTGCCTAATTTTACCTGGAGTAAAAATTGGGGATTGTTCTGTAATAAAAGGAGGTACTGTTTTAACACGAAATGTACCGCCAAATACTTTTTGGGGAATGCCAAACCCCGGACCACTTGCGCGAGTTACTGTTCCACTAACACCTGGCCACACGCAGGAAGAATTCGTAAAGGGACTTCGTCCGATCAAAAAAAGGAAGATTACCCCCGATACATAG
- a CDS encoding acyl carrier protein → MSQIDIVKEFIIENFLFGEEEQLKLDTDFFDKGIIDSTGVIELVSFLEETFNISVEDEELIPDNLSSLKNIEVFLQKKLNQKVA, encoded by the coding sequence ATGAGTCAAATCGATATAGTTAAAGAATTTATTATAGAAAATTTTCTTTTTGGAGAGGAAGAGCAACTTAAGCTAGATACCGATTTTTTTGATAAAGGTATCATAGATTCTACTGGTGTAATAGAATTAGTAAGTTTTTTGGAAGAAACATTTAACATATCTGTTGAAGATGAGGAGTTGATTCCAGATAATCTCTCCAGTTTAAAAAATATAGAGGTATTCCTTCAGAAAAAACTTAACCAAAAGGTTGCGTAA
- the asnB gene encoding asparagine synthase (glutamine-hydrolyzing) — MCAIAGIVNLGHQQPITSNALRRMVSVQQYRGPDETGAYIDDHIGLAHARLSIIDLKDGTQPIHNEDKSLWIIYNGEVFNYPELRKELISCGHKFYTTSDTEVILHLYEEKGINCINELNGQFAFAIWNSKNRTLFLVRDRVGIVPLHYAIQNQRLYFASEVKAIFANNEINRSFDPESLDQIFTYWTTLPGKTAFSNIKELPPAHYMLISQNEIKTAKYWDLDFASNTETVKRKSDDLVNEISETLMDSVKIRLRADVPVGTYLSGGLDSSALTETVKKNFNNELRSFGIRFENKDYDEGRFQNEVVDFLKVNHSEIIASNDAIGANLENVLWHTEKPLLRTGPIPLYILSGLVNQSGYKVVLTGEGADEIFGGYDIFKEAKIRNFWAKDPDSKLRPLLLGRLYPYIFKDDRLKQTLIAFFKNGIDNPDDPFFSHNIRWKNTSKIKNFFSNQVKDSTQNYDSYSELMKLLPAKYFYWDTVTKSQFLESLIFLSNYLLSSQGDRVAMAHSVELRVPYLDHRVIELLGKVNSEIKINGLNEKYLLKQVFKNRLPSNIIRRWKNPYRAPINKALLSNNLNLVKDYCSEDALKRTGIFDPFKVMKLFNKLGKLDKAGEFDEMALVGILSTQIIYKNFIEDFQISDDSAGKFDTFFDHRSVNEK; from the coding sequence ATGTGTGCAATTGCAGGTATTGTTAATCTAGGACATCAACAACCAATTACTTCTAATGCACTCAGGCGAATGGTCTCAGTTCAGCAATACCGCGGACCAGATGAGACCGGTGCTTATATTGATGATCATATTGGCCTGGCTCACGCACGGCTAAGTATTATAGATCTCAAGGATGGCACCCAACCAATACATAATGAAGATAAATCTTTATGGATTATTTATAATGGAGAAGTTTTTAACTATCCAGAGCTTAGAAAAGAATTAATTAGTTGCGGTCATAAATTCTATACTACCAGTGATACGGAAGTAATTTTACATTTATACGAGGAAAAAGGAATTAATTGTATAAATGAACTGAACGGGCAGTTTGCCTTTGCCATCTGGAATTCAAAAAATAGAACGCTGTTTCTTGTCCGCGATAGAGTTGGGATTGTACCTTTACATTATGCTATTCAAAATCAACGATTATACTTCGCTTCTGAAGTAAAAGCTATTTTTGCCAACAATGAAATTAATCGTTCGTTTGATCCCGAATCTCTTGATCAAATTTTTACATACTGGACTACACTTCCAGGCAAAACAGCTTTTAGTAACATTAAAGAGCTTCCCCCGGCTCACTACATGCTTATTTCGCAAAACGAAATTAAAACTGCTAAATACTGGGATCTGGATTTCGCGAGTAATACAGAAACAGTAAAAAGAAAGAGTGATGATTTAGTTAATGAGATATCCGAAACACTAATGGATTCAGTTAAAATCCGTTTGCGTGCTGACGTTCCTGTTGGTACTTATCTCAGTGGAGGTTTAGACTCTTCAGCTTTAACTGAGACTGTTAAAAAGAATTTTAATAATGAACTCCGATCATTCGGAATCAGATTTGAAAATAAAGATTATGATGAAGGTAGATTTCAGAATGAAGTGGTCGATTTTCTTAAAGTTAATCACTCAGAAATTATAGCAAGCAATGATGCCATTGGAGCGAATTTAGAAAATGTTTTATGGCATACAGAAAAACCATTACTAAGAACAGGGCCTATTCCGTTATATATTTTATCTGGCTTGGTTAATCAGAGTGGTTATAAAGTTGTACTAACTGGCGAAGGTGCTGATGAAATTTTTGGCGGCTATGATATATTCAAAGAAGCAAAAATCAGAAATTTTTGGGCGAAGGATCCTGATTCCAAACTCAGACCATTACTTCTTGGAAGATTGTATCCATATATATTTAAAGATGATCGATTAAAACAAACACTTATCGCTTTCTTTAAAAACGGAATTGATAATCCCGACGATCCTTTCTTTTCACACAATATCAGATGGAAGAATACCAGTAAAATAAAAAACTTTTTCTCTAATCAGGTTAAAGATTCAACCCAAAATTATGATAGCTATTCAGAGTTGATGAAATTATTGCCTGCTAAGTATTTTTACTGGGATACTGTAACCAAATCACAGTTTTTAGAATCGCTGATCTTTCTTAGTAATTACCTGTTGTCGTCGCAAGGGGATAGGGTTGCTATGGCTCACTCCGTTGAGTTAAGGGTTCCCTATCTCGATCATAGAGTTATCGAGCTTCTAGGGAAAGTAAATTCTGAGATCAAAATAAACGGATTAAATGAAAAATACCTACTGAAGCAAGTATTTAAAAACCGACTTCCTTCAAACATTATAAGAAGATGGAAAAATCCTTACAGAGCACCAATAAATAAAGCCCTTTTAAGTAACAATCTTAATTTAGTAAAGGATTACTGTTCAGAAGATGCCTTAAAAAGAACTGGAATATTTGATCCCTTTAAAGTTATGAAACTTTTCAACAAACTTGGAAAATTAGATAAAGCGGGTGAGTTCGATGAAATGGCATTGGTTGGAATTTTATCCACTCAAATAATTTATAAAAATTTTATTGAAGACTTTCAGATTAGTGATGATAGTGCTGGGAAATTCGATACGTTTTTTGATCATAGATCTGTTAATGAAAAATAA
- the nadE gene encoding NAD(+) synthase, with the protein MNFTKDSIKIDPAKEFEKISLKLKEDVGKKLRKRGAVIGISGGIDSSVCLAICAKTFGPDRVLGVMMPENDSNPDSLELAKKLSAKYQTKYVVENMTEALEGFGCYNRRDEAIKKVFPEFNSKYKAKITLPTNLMEKETLNVFQLTIITPDGETKSERIPLKEYLQIVAASNFKQRSRMCMLYYHAEARNYAVIGTGNKNEHEQGFFVKYGDGGSDIKPISHLFKSQVFQLADYLEVPEEICQRIPTTDTYSAEQTQEEFFYRVPFDILDRVWFGWEKGVTSKQIAEALELTKDNVESIIHDTQRKIRTTEYLRMNPL; encoded by the coding sequence ATGAATTTCACAAAAGATTCAATAAAAATTGATCCGGCTAAAGAATTTGAAAAAATTAGCTTAAAACTTAAAGAAGATGTGGGTAAGAAACTAAGGAAAAGAGGAGCTGTTATTGGGATAAGTGGTGGTATCGATTCATCAGTTTGTTTGGCAATTTGTGCTAAAACTTTTGGACCAGACCGCGTATTAGGTGTAATGATGCCGGAAAACGATTCCAATCCTGACAGTCTTGAGTTGGCAAAAAAACTTTCTGCTAAGTATCAAACAAAATATGTTGTTGAAAATATGACGGAGGCTTTAGAAGGATTTGGCTGCTACAATAGAAGAGATGAAGCGATTAAAAAAGTCTTCCCTGAGTTTAATAGTAAATACAAAGCAAAAATTACTTTACCAACTAATTTGATGGAAAAAGAAACATTAAACGTTTTTCAATTAACCATTATTACTCCTGACGGTGAAACAAAATCAGAAAGAATACCCCTTAAAGAATATTTGCAAATAGTTGCGGCTTCAAACTTTAAGCAACGAAGCAGGATGTGTATGCTTTATTATCATGCTGAAGCAAGGAATTATGCCGTAATAGGTACGGGTAATAAGAATGAACATGAACAAGGATTCTTCGTAAAATATGGTGATGGTGGATCAGATATTAAACCAATATCTCATTTATTTAAATCTCAGGTATTTCAACTTGCCGATTATCTGGAAGTGCCCGAGGAAATCTGTCAAAGGATTCCTACAACCGACACATACAGTGCAGAACAAACACAGGAAGAATTTTTTTATAGGGTTCCATTTGATATTCTTGACAGAGTTTGGTTTGGATGGGAAAAAGGTGTAACATCAAAGCAAATTGCGGAAGCCTTAGAACTGACTAAAGATAATGTTGAATCAATTATCCATGATACGCAGCGAAAAATCAGAACGACTGAGTATCTCAGAATGAATCCGCTTTAA
- a CDS encoding VOC family protein, whose amino-acid sequence MIVDHIGIVVNSIEKSIEYWENTFGYKQMTEIVINTRQKVKVVFLNKENSLLIKLIEPTDETSPVFRNARKGGGLHHLGFRCTDINQEIIRLKDLGLRVITNPQPGEAFENNQIAFLLGNQALNIELIDTEKKARKIIK is encoded by the coding sequence ATGATAGTTGATCATATTGGAATAGTTGTTAACTCAATTGAAAAGAGTATAGAGTACTGGGAAAATACCTTCGGTTATAAGCAGATGACAGAAATTGTTATCAATACGCGACAGAAAGTTAAAGTAGTTTTTTTGAATAAGGAAAATTCACTTCTTATTAAATTGATAGAACCAACTGATGAAACATCACCGGTATTTAGAAACGCAAGAAAAGGTGGTGGATTGCATCATTTGGGATTTCGATGTACAGATATTAACCAAGAAATAATAAGACTTAAAGATTTAGGGTTGCGTGTTATAACAAATCCTCAGCCCGGCGAAGCTTTTGAAAATAATCAGATTGCTTTTTTATTAGGAAATCAGGCGTTAAATATTGAATTAATTGATACTGAAAAAAAAGCCAGAAAAATTATTAAATAA